Within Desertifilum tharense IPPAS B-1220, the genomic segment GATGTATATACACGGTAGTCCCTGGCGGGACAACCCCGTCAGGTTAAATCTTCCTAAGAAAACAACCCCTATAGAACCCCGGATTGGTGTACTCTAAAAGGCTGCCCATTAACCGACTGTTAGCCAGACTACAAACTTGGTTTTCCCAGCCACTTACATATATAGCGTTTTTATTCTAAAATCTAATATCTCATCACTATCTATAGCGTAAGTCGTCGCCTGCGGTTCGGGCGAACTCATTGTTTCATAACTATGCATCACCTACAGGAATGGGGGAGAAGTTGCGTGGATACGCAGCTAACTCGCCTCAATGTTACTTTTCTCGACGGACAAGACCCTTACAACTACTTGCTGTATTCCGATAACCTCCCGCGACGCAATGACGGGAGAGTCAGCAATGGCTTTTTACAACGCTACCAGCACATTGAACAAGGCGGCTGGTGGTGTTCTGGGGTGGACTTGCTGACGGGAAGCGATGATTTGTGGGGATGCTTCAAACCCGCACAACCGCGCCGCAGCCAAGATGGCCGCAAACTGATTAAATACGAACATCCCCCCAAAGCGCCGATTGGGGTATTTGCTTTGCGGGTTCCCCTGCATATTTGGCAAAAAATTAGCCAGCGTTACCAAGTTCCGATATCTCCCAACGATAGGGACGAAACGCAACCCGATGGCGGCTTTTGGCAGTGGGTACAGGCGAATCCTAAAATTCCCCTATGCATTACCGAAGGCGCGAAAAAGGCAGGAACCCTACTAACGGCGGGATATGCGGCGGTGGCGTTACCGGGAATCTTTGGTGCTTATCGCGTTCCTCGCAACGAACAGGGAAACCGCATCGGGAAACCTCATTTAATCCCGCAACTGGAAAAACTGGCGATACCGAAGCGGGAAGTCACCCTGATTTTTGACCAAGATACGAAACCGAAGACGGTTAAAGCCGTTCACCATGCGATTCGCCAAACGGGATATCTCTTAACTCAGGCGGGATGTTCTGTGAAGGTGGTGACTTGGAACCCCGAATTAGGAAAAGGGGTGGATGATTTAATCGCCAATCACTCCCCGGAAACGTTCGAGGAGATTTATCAGCAAGCGGTTTCTCTGGAATTGTGGAAAGCACAATCGCTTTCTCGCCTCACCTATTCAGCCGATTTACAGGTAAATGACCGTTATTTAGGCGAACTTTCGATTCCTGCAAGTGCAAAGCTGGTGGGGATTAAGTCGGCGAAGGGAACGGGAAAATCTAAGTTTTTAGAAACCGTTGTCAAAAGTGCGATCGCGCGGCAACAATGGGTCTTAGTCATTGGCCATCGCGTCCGCTTAGTGGAAGAGTTGTGTCAGCGTTTCGGACTCGACTATATCACCGAAGTCCGCCACCCCGAAGGGAACGTCATGGGGTATGGCTTATGTCTCGACTCGCTTCACTCCCATTCCCAGGCGCGATTTAACGCCGCCGATTGGACAGATGGGGTGGTGATTATTGATGAAGTCGAACAAGTATTATGGCACGGCCTCAACTCGCGCACCTGTAACGCCAACCGCGTCGCCATCCTCAAATCTCTAAAAACCCTAATGCAGAATGTATTGGGAGGAGAAGGTCAAGTTTTTGTCGCCGATGCAGACCTCAGCGATACTTCTTTAGAATACCTCCTCGCCTTAGCAGGGGTAGAAATTCAACCCTACATTATTGAAAACGACTGGAAACCGGGAACGCAAGAGGCTTGGGAAATCTTCCACTATCCCGACACCACGCCAGAACGCTTAGTTGGAGATTTAACCCAACATATTAAAGAAGGGGGGAAACCGTTTGTCTGTCTGTCGGCGCAACGACGGGGGAGTCAGTGGGGAACCTGTTCGCTAGAGGCGTATTTAAACCAGGAGTTTCCCCAGCATCGCATCCTCAGAATTGATTCTGAATCCTTAGCCGATCCGACGCATCCCGCCTATGGGGGAGTGAATCACCTGGATACGGTTTTGGCCAATTACGATATTGTGTTAGCCAGTCCAGCGATTGAAACGGGGGTGAGTATTGAACTGCAAAACCATTTCACCTCAGTTTGGGGAATTGCCCAAGGGGTACAAGCCGAAAATAGCGTCAGACAAGCCTTAAGCCGAATTCGCGCCCCGCTTCCCCGGTTTCTTTGGGTTGCGCCTTACGGGTTCAATCAGGTGGGGAATGGTTCTACCTCGATTCCAGGGTTGTTGACTTCGGCGAAGCGGTTAACCCAGTTGAATATTCGGGCGTTACAACAAACCGATTTTGAAGCGTTCGACGATTTAGAGGTGGGTTTCCAAGCAGAATCGTTATTTTGTTGGGCAAAAATGGCGGTTCGCCTGAATGCGACGATGCTACGCTATCGCGAGGCGGTGTTGGAAGGGTTGCGGGTGGAGGGACACTCGATTATTGAGATTCCCCCAGAAACTGAGAAACGCAAGTCCCCAACGCCGAAGCCTGTGGATGAGGCGGAGAGTCCTAACTTGACGGAAGCGATCGCAACTGCTATTTCTCAAAATTATCAGGCCGAGTGCGAGGCGATCGCAACTAGCCCCGATTTAACCGACAGCGAGTACCAGCTTCTCAAAAAGCGGATTGTTAAAACCACTCAACAACGGCGATCGCAACGCAAATATGAGTTACAACAACGATATGGGATTCTCGTAACCCCGGAGTTAGTCCAGAAAGATGAGGCGGGATGGTACGAACAACTGCGCTTGCATTATTTTCTCACCTGCGGTCAACAATATCTCGCCAGTCGCGATCGCGCTTTAGCCCAACAACTGATTGAACAAGGTGAGGGGAATATCTTTTTACCCGATTTCAATCGTTCCCAACTCGGCGCAACCATCGGGACAATGGCAAGATTGGGGATGGGTATCCTATTAGCCAACGAAACGCGCGAGTTAAAGAATACCGATGAAGATTTGCAAGCCATGAGTGCGATCGCGCTCGCCAATCGTCCTACCATTAAAACAACCGTTGGTATCGGGATTGCGGCTAACTCTACCCCTGTGACCATTGTCCGGCGATTTCTCGATAAAATCGGCTACGGCTTAAAACTGTTGCGCTGCGAAAGCCTGGGGAAAAAACGCATCCGCGTCTATCAAATAGACAAGGCGAATGATGGTAGAGAAGCCATCTTTCAACAATGGCTAGCCAGAGATAGCCAAATGTACCAGCCGAGTTCTGATTGGCAAGAACCTTTACTGGCCGATCCCATTATCCCTGCATCGGTAGACCCTCCCAAAGACTACATTCAACTCCAACTCGCCTTATAAATTGCCGTCTTTCCATTGAAACTCACCCCCTCAAGGTTGAGTTTCAGTGCCAAAGCTTAATAATGTTCCGGAAACAAATAACTTAGCAATACAAACACAATAAAAACAATTAAACCAACCGTCATAAACGGGTAGCTAGCCGAAAAGAATAAAAACATTGGATTCATACGTCATTTTTTTAGCTTAAATCAGGTTTATAGCAGCCATTACCCTCCAGACACCTGCTCAACTTTAGAAGAAATTACGTTAAGCGATCGCCAACAGATTTAAAAGTTAACTAATCCTGGTAAAGTGAAATTGCGACCCATCTTATGAACAAAAGAATCCTATAAATTGCCCCTCATCCTAAGTAACGAATGTGTCAATGCTGTGTCAATCGGATGAAGCAGAGATAACAACACTCATCTCTGGGCAAAAAAAGCGAACAAAATAAACCGAATTTTCGTCATAACACCACCCTTTTCCTCGACAATCAGGGATTGACTGTATTGTAATCAGCCCCTTAAAGTTTGCTGGACAAACCATGAACGTAAATTCTATTTTGAGTATTGGGATTGCGATCGCATCCTTGAACCTCCTGACCCAGGCTACCCTTGCCCAAACCAGCGAACCCGTGCAAAGCTGCCGCAACTACGTGGGAAATAGCATTCCCGCCTTTAGAAATATTCCCCTCTCAGAGATTGAAGTCAGCCCCCAAGACACAACGGCGGGTGTCACTACCGTCAACTGGCGCATCACCTCCGGCGTCGCTAGCGGGACCTGTACCGTCGCCGCCGACGGAAAAATCTCAGACTTCCGCCAAAACCCCCCAGCCGAACCCATCAATGCTGAAACTCATCCCGCCATCGAACAACAATGGGGAGAAGACATCACCCCCTATCGCGGTCAAATTGAACCCGGTTCTGTGCAAAGACTCCAAAGCCGTCCGGGAAGGCGCAACCAAACCACAGGCGAAGTTAGCCCAGAAGAATTAGTCACCGTCTACCGCCGACACATGGACGGAAACACCGCTTGGGTAATGGTTCGAGGTCAACTCGGCCAAGCGGGTTGGATTAATGAAAGTCGTCTGTTACTCTTAAGCCAAGATATTGGTAATTACGGGAGTTCCTCCGCAGTTGAGTATAGTTGGGGAGAAGAAATACCCCCCTATCGCACTCAGATTACCAATGGTATTTCCTTTGAACTGTTGCATCGCCCCATCCGAGGGGAAGGCTTACCCGTTGCGCCCATTCGAGGAAATGAGGGCGTCATTGTTTATCGCACTCATCAAGATAGAGGCCTCACCTGGGCGCTAGTGAAAGGCGAATTTGGGCAAGAAGGATGGGTGAATACCCGTCGTTTAATTCGCCCCCAGCGCTAAAAAGCGAGGGCTTGGCAACACCAAGCCCTCATGCAGATTTATTGGGAACCTGCCCCTGCTTGCGAAAAAGTGGTTAGGGGTTTTTGCTTGCTAGAGAGGGGCGAAGCAACTTTAAGGATTTTTTCGAGTAAGCGGGGGGCTAACCTCTTACACCAGACGGCGAGGTGGCTTTGCCAGCCGACTAGAATTTCCGGGTTATCCTTATGCAGTCCGGCGACGAGGGCTTTGGCGACTTGTTCGGGCGTCATGGGAACCACCCAACGGAACACTTGCAAGTTCCGCGCCATATCAGTATCGGTGAGGGTGGGAAGCAGGGCCATCACGCGGATGTTATAGTCCGCCAGTTCGCTACGCAGGGCTTGGGTAAAGCCAATAATGGCAAACTTAGTTGCGGAATAGGTCGCCATTGTTGGGGCTGCAACTTTGCCCATTAAGCTGGAAACGTTAACGATAGTTCCGGAACGCTGGGCGGCCATGCGTTTGGCAATCAGGCGGGTAATGGTATACATTCCCAACAGATTGGTTTGAATTTCTTCTTGGACTTTGGGAAACTGCGATCGCAGAAAGGGGGCTTGGTGGGCAACTCCCGCACAATTAATCAGAATATCAATCGGACCGCGATCGCGCCAAGCTTGGGCAATGGCAATGTTGACTTCTACAGGGTTCGCTAAATTAATCGCCAAAGTCGTCACTTTAGTGCCTGTACCCTCAATCTCTTGGGCAAGTTCGGCTAGCTTTTGGCGATCGCGTGCCACTAAAATGAGTTGCTGAATCCCTTGTTGGGCTAACAAAAGCGCGATCGCTTTACCAATACCACGGGAAGCCCCAGTAATTAAGGCTGTCTTTCCTTGTAGTTGTACCATAAAAACCTCCTGAGTCAGAGTCTCTCGCTATTCAATACGTCACTCACTAGGACATTGCGAATCTCGGTAGGTACGTGCGATGAGACAAATAAAAACTTTGAGATCAAAGGCCGCCATCAAATACCAAAAAGCCAGATATTTCTCGAAGGATTAGCAACAGCATCCTAGGGGGGAACTCAAAATACCTGACGCGGTTGTCTGGCCTTCAGACAATGGTCAAAGAAATACGTTGGTTGTAGAGCATAGAGGCATAATCTCCTCAAAAATAAGCGTTGACCACAGATGACTCTCCAGCACACCTTAGCAACATTCCGCAAAAAACTGCAACATTTTTTTATAAATTATCCTTAACACTTCTTTACATCTTTCTCAGAATTCAATTTTTCCTGCTTCCAGACAAGTATGAAAGCGAAATCAACCGCCAGGAACCCACTCCACTCCAGCCCAGTCTAATCGTCTTGTGACAGTTTAAAAACCTGACGTGTCTCCCTAAACATCATGGCTAACGTGGCATCCTCTAATTCCGCGACACCACAAGATATTCGCCTCATCAGCACCCAAAAAATCTGGTCTTATGCAACCGGAATGCTAGGCTTGTGCTTAATTTTCTCTCCCTTAAGAAGTAATTTATTTCTGCCCATAGTCGTTTTATCAGGTGCAGCCGGGGGAACCGCCTGTATTTGGCGTTCCGAGAAAGAATCTCAAACCCTTATCCAGCAACAAAAACTCGACCAAATAGAGCAACGTCTCAGAAACTTAGAAACAATTGCCAGCAGCGATATTAAC encodes:
- a CDS encoding plasmid replication protein, CyRepA1 family, which translates into the protein MHHLQEWGRSCVDTQLTRLNVTFLDGQDPYNYLLYSDNLPRRNDGRVSNGFLQRYQHIEQGGWWCSGVDLLTGSDDLWGCFKPAQPRRSQDGRKLIKYEHPPKAPIGVFALRVPLHIWQKISQRYQVPISPNDRDETQPDGGFWQWVQANPKIPLCITEGAKKAGTLLTAGYAAVALPGIFGAYRVPRNEQGNRIGKPHLIPQLEKLAIPKREVTLIFDQDTKPKTVKAVHHAIRQTGYLLTQAGCSVKVVTWNPELGKGVDDLIANHSPETFEEIYQQAVSLELWKAQSLSRLTYSADLQVNDRYLGELSIPASAKLVGIKSAKGTGKSKFLETVVKSAIARQQWVLVIGHRVRLVEELCQRFGLDYITEVRHPEGNVMGYGLCLDSLHSHSQARFNAADWTDGVVIIDEVEQVLWHGLNSRTCNANRVAILKSLKTLMQNVLGGEGQVFVADADLSDTSLEYLLALAGVEIQPYIIENDWKPGTQEAWEIFHYPDTTPERLVGDLTQHIKEGGKPFVCLSAQRRGSQWGTCSLEAYLNQEFPQHRILRIDSESLADPTHPAYGGVNHLDTVLANYDIVLASPAIETGVSIELQNHFTSVWGIAQGVQAENSVRQALSRIRAPLPRFLWVAPYGFNQVGNGSTSIPGLLTSAKRLTQLNIRALQQTDFEAFDDLEVGFQAESLFCWAKMAVRLNATMLRYREAVLEGLRVEGHSIIEIPPETEKRKSPTPKPVDEAESPNLTEAIATAISQNYQAECEAIATSPDLTDSEYQLLKKRIVKTTQQRRSQRKYELQQRYGILVTPELVQKDEAGWYEQLRLHYFLTCGQQYLASRDRALAQQLIEQGEGNIFLPDFNRSQLGATIGTMARLGMGILLANETRELKNTDEDLQAMSAIALANRPTIKTTVGIGIAANSTPVTIVRRFLDKIGYGLKLLRCESLGKKRIRVYQIDKANDGREAIFQQWLARDSQMYQPSSDWQEPLLADPIIPASVDPPKDYIQLQLAL
- a CDS encoding SDR family oxidoreductase — its product is MVQLQGKTALITGASRGIGKAIALLLAQQGIQQLILVARDRQKLAELAQEIEGTGTKVTTLAINLANPVEVNIAIAQAWRDRGPIDILINCAGVAHQAPFLRSQFPKVQEEIQTNLLGMYTITRLIAKRMAAQRSGTIVNVSSLMGKVAAPTMATYSATKFAIIGFTQALRSELADYNIRVMALLPTLTDTDMARNLQVFRWVVPMTPEQVAKALVAGLHKDNPEILVGWQSHLAVWCKRLAPRLLEKILKVASPLSSKQKPLTTFSQAGAGSQ